The window CGACACGTAGGGCAGAAACCCGCCGTTCAGGACGTTCGCGATCTGGTCGAACGTCGGGGTGAACAGCAGCTTCGGCGGGTCGGTGTAGGCGTCGGCCTCCTGCTTGAACGCCGTGAGGATCATCCACAGCAGCGGGAAGACGAACAGGATCGCCAGGACCCAGGTCGCCAGGGTCAGCGAGCCCTTGCCGTACTGCTTCTTGCGAGGGGCAACGGTAGTCACTTCACGCCTCCGCTCACGGAGAAGGTGCGGAACATCAGGCGCAGCGCGAAGGTCGCGACGATCATCGTCAGGATCACCACGATCACGCCCATCGCCGACGACTGGCCGACGTCGAAGCCCTCGAACGCGCGCTGGTAGATGTAGTACGGCAGGTTCGTGCTGGCCGTGCCCGGGCCGCCCTGCGTCATCAGGAAGATCGCGTCGAAGCTGTTCACGATGTAGATCGCGCCCAGCAGCGTCGCCAGCTGCAGGAACCGGGACAGGTGCGGCAGCGTGATGGAGACGAACGTCCGCCACCGGCTGGCACCGTCCACAGAGGCCGCTTCGAGGATCTCCTTGGACTGGCTCTGCAGCCCGGCCAGGATGAGCAGCATCATGAACGGCGTCCACTGCCACACGATCTGCGCCATCACCGAGGCCAGCGGGAACTTCGAAAGCCAGTCGACGTCGGTGCCGAAGACGAAGTGCAGCAGCCCGTAGGTCGGGTCGAACATCGTCGTCTTCCACAGCAGCGCGCCGGCCGCCGGGAGGATGAGGAACGGCGTGATCAGCAGCGTCCGGACGACGCCGCGGCCGAAGAACTTCCGGTCGAGCAGGATCGCCAGGCCGAGGCCGAGCAGCAGCGCGACCAGCACGCAGACCACGGTCAGCACGACGGTGTTGAGCAGCGCGACCAGGAACGTCGTGTCGCTGAAGACGTCGATGTAGTTGTTCAGGCCGACGAAGTGCCGCGAGCCCGGCCGGACCAGGTTCCACGACTGGAACGAGTAGAACACGGTGAGCAGGAACGGCAGCTGCGTCACCGCGATGACGAAGATGAGCGCCGGCAGCAGCGGCAGCCGCCGCTTCGCCGCGGTGCTCAGGCCGGGTTTCTCCTCGACCTTCGCGTGCGAGGTGGACGTGGGAGTGGATACGGAGAGCGTGGACATCACTGCACCGCCTTGTAGGAGTCGCCCACCGTCTGGGCGTAGTCCTGGGATTGCTTCAGGGCGTCGTCGACCGACTCGCGGCCGGCGATCGCCGCCGACAGCTGCTGGCTCACCCGGGTGCCCAGGTCCTGGAACTCGGGGATGCCGACGAACTGGATGCCGGGGTAGGGCACCGGGTTCGCCATGGCCTTCTGCTGGTTGGCGTCCGCGATGCCGTCCAACGTGGGCTTCGCGTAGGCCGCCGCGGCCTTGGCGTAGTCGGGAATGTCGTAAGTGGACTGACGCACGCCCGGCGGAACGCGGTTCCAACCGTAGGTCTGGCCGACCTTCTGCACATACGCCTTGTCGGTCATCCAGGCCATGAACTTCCAGGCCGCGTCCTTGTCCTTGGCGACCTTCGGGATGCCGAGCGCCCAGGTGTAGAGCCAGCCGCTGGCCTGCGTCTTGACGACCGGCGCGGGCGCGTAACCCGACTTGCCGACGATCTTGCTGCTCGACGGGTCCTCGTTGGTGCCCGCCATGACCGTCGCGTCGTACCACATCGCCGCGTTGCCCTGCGTGTAGCGCGTGCCGCACTCGGAGAACCCGGCACTGGAGGCGCCGACCTCGCCGTGGTCGCGAATCAGGTTGACGTAGAAGTTCGCGGCCGCGGTGAACTCCGGCGACGTCAGCTTGGCGTTCCAGTCCTTGTCGAACCACTGGGCGCCGAAGGTGTTGGCCACGGTCGTGAACGGCGCGAGGCTCTCGCCCCAGCCGGGCTTGCCGCGCAGGCAGATACCGCTGACGCCGGCCGCCTTGTCGTCGAGCTTCGCGGCGAAGTCGGCGATCTGCTGCCACGTCGGCTTGGCCGGCATGGTGATCCCGGCCTTCTCGAAGAGGTCCTTGCGGTAGGCCAGGAACGACGACTCGCCGTAGAACGGCACCGCGTACATCTGGTTCTGGTACGACAGCGACTGCTTGATGCTGGGGATGAAGTCGCCTTCGTCGTAGCCCGGCGTGGCCGCCATGTGCGGTTCGAGGTTCTCGAGCCAGCCGTTGGCCGCCCACTGCGGGGCCTCGTAGTTGCTGATCATGACGACGTCGAACTCGCCGCCCTCGGTGGCGGTCGACGCGGTGATCTTCGCGCGGGCCTGGTTCTCCGGCAGCGAGACGAACTTCAGGTTGATGCCCGTCGCCTTCTCGAACTCGGGCGCGAGGGAGATCGCGTCCTTCATCTGCGGGTTGGACACGATCGCGATGACGAGCGTCGAGTTACCGGTACCGATCGAGCCGGCGCCCGCGCAGCCGGTGGCCAGCAGGGACGTCGCGGCGAGGAGGGTGAGGAGCTTACGCACGGCTGCCTCCGGGAAGGACCTGGACCTTGAGGCCCGAGCCGCTGCGCATCTTGGCCAGC of the Amycolatopsis sp. NBC_01488 genome contains:
- a CDS encoding carbohydrate ABC transporter permease, with translation MSTLSVSTPTSTSHAKVEEKPGLSTAAKRRLPLLPALIFVIAVTQLPFLLTVFYSFQSWNLVRPGSRHFVGLNNYIDVFSDTTFLVALLNTVVLTVVCVLVALLLGLGLAILLDRKFFGRGVVRTLLITPFLILPAAGALLWKTTMFDPTYGLLHFVFGTDVDWLSKFPLASVMAQIVWQWTPFMMLLILAGLQSQSKEILEAASVDGASRWRTFVSITLPHLSRFLQLATLLGAIYIVNSFDAIFLMTQGGPGTASTNLPYYIYQRAFEGFDVGQSSAMGVIVVILTMIVATFALRLMFRTFSVSGGVK
- a CDS encoding ABC transporter substrate-binding protein; the encoded protein is MRKLLTLLAATSLLATGCAGAGSIGTGNSTLVIAIVSNPQMKDAISLAPEFEKATGINLKFVSLPENQARAKITASTATEGGEFDVVMISNYEAPQWAANGWLENLEPHMAATPGYDEGDFIPSIKQSLSYQNQMYAVPFYGESSFLAYRKDLFEKAGITMPAKPTWQQIADFAAKLDDKAAGVSGICLRGKPGWGESLAPFTTVANTFGAQWFDKDWNAKLTSPEFTAAANFYVNLIRDHGEVGASSAGFSECGTRYTQGNAAMWYDATVMAGTNEDPSSSKIVGKSGYAPAPVVKTQASGWLYTWALGIPKVAKDKDAAWKFMAWMTDKAYVQKVGQTYGWNRVPPGVRQSTYDIPDYAKAAAAYAKPTLDGIADANQQKAMANPVPYPGIQFVGIPEFQDLGTRVSQQLSAAIAGRESVDDALKQSQDYAQTVGDSYKAVQ